From Bacillus alveayuensis, one genomic window encodes:
- a CDS encoding thioredoxin reductase (product_source=COG0492; cath_funfam=3.50.50.60; cog=COG0492; pfam=PF07992; superfamily=51905): MSSFKGKRVQLFGGGDSAVDWALMLEPVAQEVFLAHRRDKFRAHENSVETLMRSSVQVLTPYVLKDLIGENQIEKVVLEEVKTKEEKIIQVDEVIVNYGFISSLGPIKEWGLNIEKNSIVVNSRMETNIKGVYAVGDICTYEGKVKLIATGFGEAPIAVSNAKVYVDPTAKVQPLHSTSIMGKA, from the coding sequence TTGTCTAGCTTTAAAGGGAAAAGAGTCCAATTATTTGGCGGCGGTGACTCTGCTGTAGATTGGGCGCTGATGTTAGAGCCTGTTGCTCAGGAAGTATTTTTAGCTCATAGAAGAGACAAATTCCGTGCTCATGAGAATAGTGTAGAAACATTGATGCGATCTTCTGTTCAAGTGTTAACTCCATATGTATTAAAAGATTTAATCGGGGAAAATCAAATTGAAAAAGTAGTTCTAGAAGAAGTAAAAACAAAGGAAGAAAAAATAATACAAGTGGATGAAGTTATCGTAAACTATGGGTTTATTTCTTCATTAGGTCCAATTAAAGAATGGGGTTTAAATATTGAAAAAAACTCTATCGTTGTAAATTCTAGAATGGAAACGAATATTAAAGGTGTTTATGCAGTTGGGGATATTTGTACGTATGAAGGAAAGGTCAAACTAATTGCTACTGGTTTTGGGGAAGCGCCAATTGCAGTGAGTAATGCGAAAGTATATGTAGATCCAACGGCGAAGGTTCAACCGCTTCATAGCACAAGCATAATGGGAAAAGCATGA
- a CDS encoding ferredoxin (product_source=KO:K05337; cath_funfam=3.30.70.20; cog=COG1141; ko=KO:K05337; pfam=PF13370; superfamily=54862), with the protein MAKYVFVDQDTCIACGSCGACAPEIFDYNDEGLAYVILDENQGIEEVPEELYDDLEDAAEGCPTESIKVRTAPLSAGKEKEPSF; encoded by the coding sequence GTGGCTAAATACGTTTTTGTCGATCAAGATACATGTATTGCTTGCGGGTCATGTGGAGCATGTGCGCCAGAAATATTTGATTATAATGATGAAGGTTTAGCTTACGTGATACTAGATGAAAATCAAGGAATTGAGGAAGTACCGGAAGAATTATATGATGATTTAGAGGATGCAGCTGAAGGATGCCCAACTGAATCGATTAAAGTAAGAACCGCTCCTTTAAGTGCAGGGAAGGAAAAAGAGCCTTCTTTTTAA